Genomic segment of Mytilus edulis chromosome 12, xbMytEdul2.2, whole genome shotgun sequence:
gcttaaaattttattgaaagaaaTAGTAGACAGAAATGAAAATGTCAAAGGTTTATTATGTTCATATTTTTTGAAGACCCTTATGTTTTGGATTTCAGAAGAAACAGAAACATCAGTCTGGAGACCAGACAATATTATACCCTGTTTTATGGCCTGTTTACAAAGGTTAATATACTGTATAGAATATTCAACATTACTACATTATTTCATTCCTGAAAATAACTTGTTCTATTTAAGGTTTAACAGTAAAAACAGATACACATTAATCAAAATCCTTCAGAATTCATATGAAATAGGTGTTAATATTTTCTCATCATCTGAGACTTTGCATGATTACAAAAGATTTTCAAGTAATATTACTAGATCAATTTGTAAAAACACAAGATTAATGAAAGAAATTGCAGAATTTTATTTCCCCTTTCAACCACCTTTTAAAAATGTGTTGCGTATCCTTCACACTATGCTGCATCATTGTAAAATTGGATTATCTAAAAGTatcttttctttcaatttttcatATGCAAATCAAATAATGCCTAATGCACTACCACATATATATAACccaaacaataaacaacaatacaAAAACTACAAGCATGACCTCAGTCAGTTGTTAGTTGGTTTACATTCAGATGCAGTTTCCGGGTGGCTTAAATTGGCCTCTTTCTTCTATGTTCATCAAAATTATTTTGCATCAATAGCCATAATAAACtacactttgtcaaaatttacagATGACAAAATTTTAATCGGTCAACTTTCATTTTCGGAGATTACATTTAGTGCTAATCAGAAATATGATCTAACATTGATGACACAAGAAAAACTTATAtcaattttaaagacaaaaacaatAATTAAGGTCATATTTAAAGCCAAGTCATCAATCATTCCAACAGAACTCAAGTTAGATGTGAGGGAACGCCCTCTGAACTTTGAACCCGTAACATTTGCACATTTCCTTCATTTTCTCTGTTATTTCCATCTGCAGGACTACACATCATGTTGGTTTTGTATTTCACAGTTGTTACAAACAATTTTGAAACACGAGAGTTCAAAAGAAAAAGCGGATTACAAAATGTGGATTACTCTGGGAATAGCTTATCAGATGCTAGGTCTGAGAGATTTAGCAAAAACATTGTTTTGTCAGATTGCCCAGAATGATAAGTATAACTTAACCAGCGCTGCATTTAGACTGTCTCGCCTTTCCTGAGTTTAATACTTACACTAATATCTTGCCTCTCCTAAGATTTAAATGAGGCAAACGATATTTGTATAGATTTAAGTTGCCACAAGATgacttttctctttttttttgagagagagagagagagagagagagagagagagagagagagagagagagagagagacaactttttcataaatatgtgataaaattcTTAGTacttataataaaaaattatgtcttagaataaatatatcaaatggaATTAAAGTTTTCCTTGAAATAACACAAAGATTATgtaagataaataaaggcaacattagtataccggtgttcaatagtcataaatccattgagagaaaacaaatctgggttagaaactaaaacagagggaaacacatcaactacaagaggaaaacaaaggaacaacaggaacattaaagtaagatataaaaaaaaatgtggtatgattgccaatgagacaactatccacaaaagaccaaaatgacatagacataggtcaccgtacggcattcaacaatgagcaaagcccataccacatagtgagctataaaaggccctgataagataatgtaaaacaattcaaacgagaaaactagagTCAGCTTATAATAACTTTCAGCAAGATGCTCCTTGAAGTATCTGTGggggatccagccattttcaaaaggggggATTCCAAGTATattgtccccattcaaatgcattgatcatccagaaaagggggttccaacaccCAGAACCCTGAGTACGATTCACTCTTCAGGTTATTCCCATTCAAAGTGTTTGCAATCTATCATTGAATATGTGTTTAATGATTGTTCAATTAAATCAAAACAATCTTTAATTCATTCAATCTTTTTAAAAGCAAATAAACtcttcatataaaaaataaaaagatgtggtataattgccaatgagacaacatctCAACCAGAGATCAAATggcatagaaattaacaattaaaggtcattgaatggacttcaacaatgagccaaaccCATTAAACTTAATCAGGTATAAAAGGCcacaaattacaaatgtaaaacaattcaaacaagaaaactgacagcctgatttatgtaaacaagagtgcacacactgtaATGTCTCATCTGTTTAACTGACCATTATTTTATGTGAAAAGTCTTAGAGATAAACGTTTTACTACAAGTACCGGATCAACTTAATATTTTCAAAGatccatgacaatgaggtcaaggtcatataaattCTATCAAAAAGACACAATTATTCTgtacattaaatatagttgacctattgatgatggtaattgaaaaaaaaccagcaaaataCAAAACTGAACATTAACCAATgatctatgaaaatgaggtcaaagtcagatgataccttccagacagacatatacaccttaaaaCTATTCCATACATAATATACAGAGGTCAAGGTTAGTTAATAATGACAAgacttacaatcattcaatacactacaAATAcatgacctattgcatatagtactTGAGAAACAGActgaaacacaaaaacttaacattgacaaatgaaccatgaaaatgaggtcaaggtcagatgaaacctggaAGACTTCAACATGTTCCTTCTAGAATCATTACATACACCACATATAGCTGACCTACTGCTTATACTATCTGACCTAGTTGTGTAACTTTAaacttgatcactgatccatgaaatgaggtcaaataaaggcaactgttTGAGTAGTATACCGgagttcaaaagtcataaattgtttgatagaaaacaaatctgggttacaaagtAAAAccaaggaaaacacatcaactacaagaggaaaacaagggaacaacagaaacactgaagtgtaacaaaaacaagtacCAACATACATAGACACGAACTATTTGagaacaactgccatattccggaCTTAGCACAGgacttttcaagaaaaaaatggtgggttgaacctagttttatggcTCAGGTAAACCCTGTCTGACGAACATGTAAATGTTGCAAGGAACCCAtctactaaatatagttatcctattactcattaTAAGTTAGAAATTCCcatcacaaaaaaatattattttgttcaagcagttactgaaccatgaaaagaaagtcaaggacattggacatattACAGaccagagctccagataagaattcacaaattgggtttatttacccaccattttcttatattatgggtgataaagtttttttaattgcattatcaattccaattcacccctcatgttaatatcaaattggggtctttcaccaccaagctcctaaATGTATAGGGTTTTTTTATCAACACAATATTGATtatttaggcaatatcaacccaagatttttttcatcttaaatatgtttctttctttgtttagctgttttatttggtttaggtttaaggttagggttatttgatagctgttttatttggtttattcactgaggagcaattgtaggtttaatttgtgttacgtttcaaaccttctgccagttttgtattttctcatataaactgaaaaaaacggATATGTGTATCCATAGGCACTcgtcttatacctttatataataaattctgtaaccagtgcctgtgtgtgtattcattaattaaccgtaaaatgaaaaaaaaatagtatataaactctaattatacttgaatgttttttttcataaatctgggttaatagttgtcttttattagaacttttggtttctgatgctttatcatgtcataattgatttggcctttcactttttgCAATCACGTCAGTTGAGCattatattcaattcaattcaatattttattggaaatagCACAATAGAGGTGTGATCCAAATAcagataattataatataaaaacaacatataaatgaaataaagatgcaTGTAACAACAAGTTATAAGACAGTATTATGTATGTCATTACATTATAAACTGATATTGATACCATGATAAACTTATACATCAGTGTTATTctagattttcataaatttacttaaaacacataatataagatatatatgtatatgcacgAACTACTGTAGAAGATTATTACCTGATGAAACGGTATGGTGGTCTCTCAAATCAAGAgcttctttaatatacatacaaatagattttaattctttttcagacATAGGATTTaatattttggtaaaattttcatccaaattatttgaattaatatcattaattttatatttatctatCTATTTTGATGAGGGATATGTTCCAATGGTCTTGATCACAATCACTTCCTATTTTCCTTGAATGTCACCTACAGAATCGGACTATCAATTGGAGTAGtgcttacatgagcaacacgacgggtgccagatGTAGAGCAGGATCTAGAGCACCTGTGATCCCCCTCTgcttttagtggagttcgtgtcactcaattttggttttctatgttgtgttatgtatactgctgtttgtcttttgattgtttttccTTAGAAAAAGTTTTAAGGAAATTGTGTTAATGAAGGGATGAAATCTTTTGTGAAACAGCCACTGATATTAAAATAGGACATCTTTAAATCAgcagttttattcattttaagttCTGATGTGTTAGATGTTTCCTTTTTTAGAATATTGAAATcttgaaattttaaatgaaaacaaaaaaaataacttaaattgacAATCAAGTACAATGGCAATCCCTTAAATGATTTTTAGGTCCCTGAAAAAATGCATACAACTTTATAAATGGCCATAATGTGTAAGAATGTACAAGTATTCATTATACAAGAAGTTCTTGTGAATCAGAGTTTGAATGCATCCCAGAGCATTCCATGCTCACATTAAGTTTGATACCATATGTAAGAAAGCTCTGATTTGTAGTTCCTGAGTAAAGAGCTATACACATTTTATGAGACAAACATatcctgccacattctgtatgtgcctgtcccaagtcaggagcctgtaattcagtggttgttgctgTACatcatatcttttattttgttctttattttgtacataaatcagaccgttacttttcttgtttgaattgttttacatttgtcatttggggccttttgaagctgactatgtggtatgggttttactcctTGTTGAAAGCCACACGGTGACCtctaattgttaatttctgtgtcttttggtctcttgtggagagttgtctaatattggcaatcataccacatcttcttaattttatataaacCAGTAAACTTCATTCCAGTATtatattcttttccttttaaacCATTAAATTAGTACAGTATCACAACTTTACATACAAGATCTTTCTTGTATTAAATTGATTATTTCCTCTCACAAGTGCAAGCTGTATTTTATTAGGTGGAAACTCATagtaagggaaataactccacaatttaaatacaattttaaaatattcattctAATAACTGCACTCTAAGGCTATACCACAATGAAACATATAAGCACTCGTAAGGagaaggtccagtaagacccctttttggctccaaaatatagtagttttacaaaattgttaaaatttaaacttttagttatCTATTGGAAATTTAGtataatgcttctgctacataaatatatgCTGTtcttgacaatacaatgcacatgtatcgggtactaacatcataaagtcatgctaaattactaaaatcttcacaattttagcattttattgaaattttagacggtttccgtcttaaacgaaagtggccgcatttgtgttcattcttaatattgaattgcaagttgtatttgatgataatacgtacatgacatatataaaggttgaggatgaacacagatgcggccactttcatttttgacaaaacccatctgaaaagtgacatttttggcttatttgataaatttttcatatcaaagcttgaatcagagcgttttttaTGAGTAactcagttaaaatctttcacattaagtaattgaatcaactgaaatagacacttattaataagtgtttaaaaagtgtccaaaatctttcgtcagatgaacctgaaatttgaggctaaaatctgcccttaccggacctactcctttgtggtACAGCAAGGGATATCTCAAATGAGCTCAAAATACTGACCCATAGCTATGACATGGAAATCtcgttttacaaaatatttagagACTTCCTGTTTCAATCACAATTCAATGTTTGTTTAAGCAACAAATCATGTGATGGTCAAACCATCCTCCAAAACTTGGTTAATATGAGACATCTATCTTGTCTACTTGAGCCACAGGATCAATTACTAGAATGACTTAAGTTTCATCACCTATTTTAGTAATGCccttaggggtcatccataattgtcacccattttccaaagtgtacaaaacgtacacttggggggagggggttaaaaaatcaacatttttaccgtacgctttttttttttatttacggaATTTATATCGTTTCCGTAGGGAAAGTCGATTTATGAAATCGAGAATTGGCTTGGGTGTGTTTCTcatcttatttcttctttattattttcacttgatgatattgatttcgatatcataattctACTCAATCGGGATTGaacgattaaaagatcaaatcctatgaaaactaaatctttcaaaaatgtgaactagtaaaattatttaaacaaaaagtttgcaagcatttctcagtaccccCGATTTTCAATTTCACCAGCTTCATTATTGATCGATATCGTTTTACTCTGTTTAAGGAagctcgcttgtcatgttttggaattttggtcagattttcggaatcctctggttttatccatttgaatgccttaacaaaatttgcccggtgacccccatttttctttttataattcttttaaatgtataatgataagctgtctgttaaattattataaaattttaattactttttaatagtttttgaagacTTAAacctgtcaatgataaagctatgaaaagtcaagagagaacattttcccgcaaaaatttcaatggctaatatctcaaaaacaagcacggtgacctttatattttgtttgctcttttgatttctttattaatcccctatcaatataaactagtgttttgaaaagttaattactttgaaactaaGAAGCCAGCTCccttaataaacaaaattgattgaaacactaaattctttgaatgttttgattttgacaagacgtcattttgtgaaaagattttaaactggtccttcgattaatttccttgtaatgcattccaaaatagtaaaccagtaaaccggaagtaaacttatttttcttagtaAAAGCCTCCTTcaattaggagcacctccatatgaagtttaaccttaactaagaaaacatcaaatatatgtacacgttacagtatatatacatgtacataaacgattatagtgccatgaatggcatatttacagggaccatttaaatagaaatacaggcgagaaatttaaaaactcaaaatgttttaaaacattacacttttattgattgctgtcttgagctctgattccatcaacaactgtcagTCAATACTCATGATACTTTACCAATGCAATAAaaccatgcatttccctttctttgattcttagcataatttatgtgcccttttgttaatcttttgcatgcTCTAGGTGCCCTATTTTATTGGAGTTACCATTTCCACTGTGTGATAGTGTAAACACTAATCTTTGTACTCTTTATTCTgacaaaacacaagcatcacagatagatgtcatcaaataaaacagtcagatatatgttttagttttttttttcaatgtaaagttctatattaaactaaaatataatagacAGGACCTTCTTTTTATTGAGAATGACTGATTCTTCTCTTGAAATcttaaaatggttgatgtacactttttgagggagggtggggggtctgaaaaagtgtacgttttgtacactttggaaaatggttgacaattatggatgaccccttaggCTTGCAAGAACAGACTATTTCAGGCTACTACTATATATAGCTAGGACCTGTAAGGGTAAGCTGAAACAAGGACCAGTATAGAAAATGACTGAGTTCCATCCTCTATTTAGTAAGGCCCTTAGGATTGCAAGTAGAGACTTGCGCTAATACTAGGACCTGTAAGGGTAAGCTGAAACAAGGGCCAGTGTAGAAAATGAGACATCATAATAATATAAGTTCAGTTTTATAACTATAAAAAAATTGCATCAGCTATTGATCTTTAAAGTACTTTGTGACGTGAAAGTTTCATAAATCAAGTTTATGCAAGAAAATTTTGAAGGAAATAGGTACTTAATTACTTGTAACATTActgtgtttttgttaaattatctTTTCATCAATATCATTTAGGTTTTTTCTATTATCATTTCATCAATCTAAACACTATATTTGGTAACTGAGTCTgtctgtctatatatatatatattctatgaaATTGTCTAATAAAACACAATTTCTATGTGATACTCGGAAGATCCTGCAGTTTATGtactaaaaaaaagttattgcagTTCAATGAAAAGGTAGGTGAAGTAAACATGTTATAGGTAAAGACTTCAAATGAAATTTAGAGCTTACAGCTAAATATTTCCTATCGCTTGTAGAGTTAAACTTTGATcgacttgcttgctttgtttgtataaacatttacctaagctttgtaaataagatttgcatcttgaaacaatatatatagctataggcatagttaaacctgtatatattatattttaatttgattggaagtttttcaattacaattgtacgatatacaaacaaagcaagcaagctaaccataGTCTTGCTCTaaatgcattaggaaataagctgtaaagaaatatttaaggCTGCTTTAATTGGGGAAAAATTAGACATTACttctattgttttaatatattgcAGATACTTCCTAAATTGAAAATGTCATGCTTTAAGCACCAACCATTCatcttttataataataataaaaaaaaaaatatcaaattttcttcaataaaatacaggatcaagaaatttatttcatttttgaaactaagttgtatttatttttttagtaaattcaaAAGAAACAAATTTCACTTCCAttctgaaacaaaatatttttttcaagaaatttagatttaaacaatttatttaaaaaaccaTGCATCcccaaaataagttaaaaaggtGCCTATGGGAAAGGGCCATCAGTTAAAAGAAACTTTGTTAAAGAAAAAGTAAGAAGCTATCAATGGACAATAAAAATAACTCTTAGTCAGAGAAAGACAGACAGTTTCAttactgaaagaaaaaaaagaagaaaagacaaACGATAATTAACAAAACTCAACCACAAAAATAGTAAACAGCTCAACCAAAATCCAGAGATCAGTGAAAGTGTACTTTGTATTAAAGTTTAATCTCTGTATGGGAAGCACACTGTTATAGCTCCTTTTACACAGTCTTCTGCGGctgagttttctttaataaactatgAAACTAGTACGTCACAATAGGTTTCAtacaaaaaagagtaaaaaaaataataatttgacagttgtaggaagTTAAACCTGCATTTCATAGCAGAAATAAacttctgagtcataaacatatatcttgggtgtttcaaagcaccattctCTTTTGATTtggtgccaatttaacaaaggctaataGGGGAAAAACAATGGCGATATTACTCCTGTATACAGCCATTAAATTACATGGGTTCACACATATTTAATTGATCCAAACATATGCATTTATAGTACTAAATGAGGAGCTTCATTTTTTATGTGTAActatataaaatgatatatgtCTTCCTGACCAAATCAATCAATATTGCTCTCTACCCTAAAGGTAGTATGCAAACTTTAGTTTTCCTCCCTAACAATAATTCATTTTATCTAGTTGGGGAAAATAATAATCAGGAATCAATATTACCATATTTTGCTGTGTATAGTACGCAGTTGTGTATAAAACACACCACACCCCCTTTTCATCCCTCCAAAATCGTGAAAATCAGTTaatctaaaaacatttcaaataaatttcaaaagtaaaaaaaaaatgttttataaagaataaaaaataaatgtataaataaacaaatgaaagttaaaacaagagtgcacacactgaaatgtctcgccttctttactaatcattgatattatgttgatagtcctaagtataaagctttattacaactgtcacttaaacgttacattaaccaagataactaaacaaagaccaatgaaccatgaaaatgaggtcaaggtcagatgaaccatgccaggctgacatgtacagctaacaatgcttccataaaacaaatatagttgacctaatacttatagtttaagataaatctagaccaaaacacaaaaacttaacactgagcaatgaaccatgaaaatgaggtcaaggtcaaataaaacctgcacgactaatatataaatcatcaaatatttccatacactaaatatagttgacctatggcatatagtatcagataaaaagaccaaaaaatgaaaaacttaactttgaccactgaaccatgaaaatgaggtcaaggtcagatgacatctgtccgctagacatgttcaccttacaatcattccatacaacaaatatagtagacctattgcataaagtatgagaaaaacagaccaaaacacaaaaacttaactataaccactgaaccatgaaaatgaggtcaaggtcagatgacacctgccagttggacatgtacaccttacagaccttccatacaccgaatatactagccctattgcttatagtatctgagatatggacttgaccaccaaaacttaaccttgttcactgagccatgaaatgaggtcgaggtcaagtgaaaactgtctgacgggcatgaggaccttgcaaggtacgcacataccaaatatagttatcctattacttataataagagagaattcaacattacaaaaaatctgaacttttttttcaagtggtcactgaaccatgaaaatgaggtcaaggacattggacatgtgacagacggaaacttcgtaacatgaggcatatatatacaaagtatgaagcatccaggtctttcaccttctaaaatataaagctgtaaagaagttagctaacaccgccgccgccgccgccaccgccgccgccaccgccgccgccgccactgccgccgccggatcactatccctatgtcgagctttctgcaacaaaagttgcaggctcgacaaaaaaccaagaatatgtccatagtacatggatgcccactTAGAAGCACCCATTAATGTTCCTCATAACATGGTTCTAATGATTTATGCAAGATTCCTATCTACAAACTAGATGTGTTAAAGCGACACAAACGGCCCGGTCtccaaaagttgaaaaatctgcaatttcaataacacatgtggacacaaacatgatggttgtctcacatataaaaaaaatcagcgtatagaaaaatgtctgtacaactgtcattttcaacagttttcaaagttgtaaaaatTAGCGGAGccgaacgaaacttaaacttgatctgtaacttgtcatagTTAGCTCATAtacaaaaaatcagcccaatatctgaaagcatttagaaaactggtctgtataactgtgattttcaaaaatttaaagtccAAAGCCagaaattacagcaaaaattaaccgagcggaacaaaacttaaacttgatctgtaactcatcatgagtaactcacaaacaaaaaatcagcccaatgtctgaaagcgtttagaaaaaagtctgtacaATGTATaaatgtgattttcaacaatttatcaaagtccaaagcccgtaatttcagcaaaagaTAAGcagagcagaacaaaacttatacttgatctgtaactcatgcTGGTTAACgtacatgccaaaaatcatcccaatatctgaaagcgtttagaaaaaaagtctgtataactgtgattttcaataatttatcaaagtccaaagcccataattttggcaaaaattagcagagtgAATCGAAACttacttgatctgtaactcatcattgAGAACTTACATTACATAGATCACTCAATATCTGAAgcggttttgaaaaaaaactctgtataatggtttgttgcagaatgaTAGAGTGACGGAATTATGGAATTTGGGAATTACGGAATTTTGGAATTATGGCATTACGAAATttcagacaagggtaaaactatatgtccCTGACCACTTAGTGGCAAAGccataaaaaaattgtattgcATAACTTTGTAGATAGATGGCAAGTTAGTAGAAATACTGTAAGCAAACCTATAAAAGGTATACCCCTGCTTTTCACTATAGCAGTGGCTAAAGGTTTATAATTACGCATTTCTTTAATAAAGTCAAacaaattatgtgttttttacaagttttaacaaaggagtaggtcctgtAAGGGATGATTTTGgtctcaaatttcaagttcatctgacaaaatattttggacactttttaaacaataaagtgtcaatttcagttgattcaattagtttatgtgaaagattttaactgattatgtCATAAAAAACGCTCTGAtgcaagcttaaatatgaaaaatctatcaaatatgcccaaaaatgtcacgttttagatggtttttgtcaaaaatgaaagtgaccacatccatgttcatcctcaacctttatatttGCTATGTactattatcaaatacaacttacatttcaatattaagaatgaacacaaatgcggccactttcatctaagacggaaactgtctaaaatttaactaaaatgcttaaattgtaaagatttcagttatttagcatgacttaatgatgctataACCccatatatgtgcattgtattctcaaaaacagcccatatgtatgaagcattctactttcaaatacataactaaaagtttacattttaacaattttgtaaaactgctatattttgggaccaaaaaggggtcttactggacctactcctttaaatgagaagtcatatattttaatttttgtgatgaGATCAGGTTATGAAGGCAAACATATAAATGTTAattcatggtaagtatatttaaccaaattcatataaaatcatTCTTTGCCAAGCAAAATTAAAGGCTAAAAACAGGAAGACTACCAAATCAAGCCAATATTTCtctttttaataataaatcatcATCTTAATTTCTTCTGACAataatcaacaaatttttagTAAACAgcttatttttcatttctttttattttacaggTGAAGGGGAAGATGGACAAGGCATGTTATATTTGAGCAATATCCCTAATgtcatattgaattaaaaaaaagtgagtAAAACTTAACTCAGAAAatctttatatagatataggaagatgtggtatgagtgccaatgagacaactctccatccaaataacaatttataagagtaaacctttataggtcaaagtactgcctttaacacggagccttggctcacaccaaacagcaagctataacttagggccccaaaaattactaatgtaaaaccattcaaatggtaaaaccaaccgtctaatctatataaaatagttatcaaaggtaccaggattataatttagtacgccagacgcgtgtttcgtctacataagac
This window contains:
- the LOC139497966 gene encoding uncharacterized protein, which translates into the protein MSDNKTESLQFYDYLCQKIGSKEVVRARRLLFISNDFGSNHIQISSGSRGEGLDLNGSDFDVMYINHYYMVYGTRKYAAKDQTCVIQLVMDTEETQPCFTYLRLLNNYNNLQKPFKHVFFQHNGSYILSSEPYKQQLLYISQQQCKCPVLSTIHGPCLSTNKDNYDMAVCLKCDHWIYQARPWISRPRSKWPSSELITKISSCGVLFVPIGYKGSVNEHLQWRISFSVAEKILIYSFSHTQLLCYALLKILLKEIVDRNENVKGLLCSYFLKTLMFWISEETETSVWRPDNIIPCFMACLQRLIYCIEYSTLLHYFIPENNLFYLRFNSKNRYTLIKILQNSYEIGVNIFSSSETLHDYKRFSSNITRSICKNTRLMKEIAEFYFPFQPPFKNVLRILHTMLHHCKIGLSKSIFSFNFSYANQIMPNALPHIYNPNNKQQYKNYKHDLSQLLVGLHSDAVSGWLKLASFFYVHQNYFASIAIINYTLSKFTDDKILIGQLSFSEITFSANQKYDLTLMTQEKLISILKTKTIIKVIFKAKSSIIPTELKLDVRERPLNFEPVTFAHFLHFLCYFHLQDYTSCWFCISQLLQTILKHESSKEKADYKMWITLGIAYQMLGLRDLAKTLFCQIAQNDKYNLTSAAFRLSRLS